In a genomic window of Chrysemys picta bellii isolate R12L10 chromosome 1, ASM1138683v2, whole genome shotgun sequence:
- the LOC101946641 gene encoding olfactory receptor 52E4-like translates to MQETSLCLRIGHFLPYAMSDSNTTNFTNPSTFILLGIPGLEAAHIWISIPFCAMYAIAILGNFTILFIVKREPSLHEPMYYFLCMLAITDLVLSTSTIPKMLSIFWFSSREISFSACLTQMYFVLSFSGMESGILAAMAFDRYVAICNPLRYSTILTNSAVAKIGLAVVLRSGILTLPYPFLARRWPYCRTNIIPHFYCGHIAVVKLACADIRISSYYGLFDLFSEIGMDVFFISVSYTLILRAIFRLPTKDARLKTFGTCISHLCAISALYVPDFFSSLIQRFGHNVPLHFLILINSLYHLVPPVLHPIIYGVRTKQIRDRLLQLFTHKGT, encoded by the coding sequence atgcaggagacaTCCTTATGCCTCAGAATTGGACACTTTCTCCCCTACGCTATGTCAGATTCGAACACAAccaacttcaccaacccctccaccttcatcctacttggcattcctggcctggaggcagcccatATCTGGATCTCCATTCCCTTCTGTGCTATGTATgccatagccatcttggggaacttcaccatcctgttcatcgtgaagagggagccgagcctccacgagcccatgtactatttcctctgcatgctggccatcaccGACTTGGTCCTGTCCACATCAACCATACcgaaaatgctgagcatcttctggttcagttccagggagatcagtttcagtgcctgcctcactcaGATGTATTTCGTTCTCTCCTTCTCAGGGATGGAGTCTGGAATCCTCgcggccatggcttttgatcgctatgtggccatctgcaaTCCTCTGAGATATTCCACAATCCTGACAAACTCTGCTGTGGCCAAGATAGGCCTGGCCGTGGTGCTGCGCAGTGGCATACTCACATTACCCTATCCCTTCCTGGCGAGGcggtggccatattgcagaaccaacattatCCCCCACTTCTATTGTGGGCATatagctgtggtgaagctggcctgcgctgacatccgcatcagtagttactatggcctGTTTGATCTTTTCTCTGAGATTGGAATGGACGTGTTTTTTATTTCTGTGTCCTATACTCTGATCCTCCGGGCCATCTtccgcctccccacaaaggatgcccggctcaaaacttttgggacctgcatctCTCATCTTTGTGCCATCTCAGCTTTGTACGTCCCAGATTTCTTCTCCTCCCTCATTCAGAGGTTTGGCCACAATGTGCCACTGCATTTCCTCATTCTCATTAACAGTCTGTACCACCTGGTGCCCCCTGTGCTACACCCCATCATTtatggggtgaggaccaaacagatccgggacaggctgctccagctctttactcataaagggaCCTAA